The following coding sequences lie in one Phaenicophaeus curvirostris isolate KB17595 chromosome 5, BPBGC_Pcur_1.0, whole genome shotgun sequence genomic window:
- the LOC138721323 gene encoding galectin-related protein A-like, translated as MTEERYPKVEQYVGEIKGGLRPAMKLTVIGVVHSNPKSFSVTLLCDPVDVNKDVGLLFTVNFSDKSITRNARIAGKWGREEKTIPYFPFTAGDTFKMELLCEHQQIRVLLDGRQLCDFTHRIQPLNLVKALQISGDIRLTKVA; from the exons ATGACAGAGGAGAGGTATCCCAAA GTGGAGCAGTATGTTGGTGAAATTAAAGGTGGCCTGAGACCAGCCATGAAACTCACAGTCATAGGGGTGGTACACTCCAACCCCAAGAG cttttcagtgaCTCTACTGTGTGATCCAGTGGATGTAAACAAGGATGTTGGACTGTTGTTTACAGTTAACTTTAGTGACAAATCCATCACCCGAAATGCACGAATTGCTGGGAaatggggaagagaagagaagactatTCCCTACTTTCCATTTACAGCAGGCGACACATTTAAG ATGGAGCTCTTATGTGAACACCAGCAAATACGAGTCTTGCTTGATGGACGGCAGCTCTGTGACTTCACTCACCGCATTCAGCCCCTCAACTTGGTGAAAGCTTTGCAGATCTCAGGGGACATCAGGCTTACCAAAGTGgcttga